A window of Thermoproteus sp. genomic DNA:
GCCCCACACGCCCACTATCCTCGGCTCCGGGCCCAACGCCTCCCTAAGCGCCTTCGCGCTGAAGGGCGCGACCCAATCGCCGGCATGTACGACGAGGCCCACCCCCCTGGCCTTGAACAGCCTCGCGGCGCTCCTTATGGCCTCTAAGTTGTCGTGGCTGTCGGATATGACGCCTACAAGCATAGACGAAAATAAATACGTTTTAATAACCAACGGCCCGCTCGCGTCGAATAAATTAAAAGGTCCTTTTATGGGCCATGGACTCTAAGGTGGCGGAGTGGCGTAAACTCATCGAAAGCTTGAGGAGCTCCGGCGTGGAGCCTTACCCCCACAGCTTCAGGGTGACCCATACAGTGAGGACCCTCAACGAGTTGAGGAGACAAGCCCTGTTGGACCCTTGGGTCGGCGTCTCTATAAGCACGGCCGGAAGGGCCACCGACATTAGGCGCCACCCCAACGTCGTATTTATCGACCTCTATGAGGACGGGGCGAGGTTTCAAGTCATGGCGGACCCCAAGAACCCCGCCTTGGAGTACATCTGGCGCGGCGACTACGTCGGGGTGTCGGGAGTTATAGTCAAGACGCAGAGAGGCGACTATGCGGTGAAGGCCGAAAAGATAGTGTTGTTGGCTAAGGCTGTGCAGTCCCTCCCCGAATGGGGCAAAGTGGATAGGGAGTCTCCCTTCTATATGCGCCACCGCTCCGTCTCCATGATACTTGACATACAGTTGCGCTGGAGGATATACGTCAGGGCGCGTCTCATCCAGGCCTACCGCGAGGCCTTTTGGCGTAGGGGATTTGTGGAGATACCGACTCCAGTCCTACAGCCAATCTACGGCGGTGCCGCCGCCAGGCCCTTTACGACCCACATATGGGCCATAGACGAGGACTGGTACCTCCGCATATCGCCTGAGCTCTACCTGAAGCGCTACATAATAGCGGGCTTCTCCCGCGTCTTCGAAATAGGGCCACAGTTCCGCAACGAAGACATAGACGCGCTCCACAACCCCGAGTTCTGGTCTCTAGAGGCGTATCAAGCCTACGCCGACTACAACGACATGATGAAGCTCATGGAGGAGACCACCTACGAGGCGTTACAGTCGGCGTTGGGCACTGCCGTGGTCAAATACGGCGGGGCGACGATAAATTTCAGCCCGCCGTGGCGCCGTATAACCCTCCACGACGCCTTGAGGGAATTCGGCGGGGTGGACCCCGACAGGCTCACAGACGACGAGATAAAGGAGAAGTTGAGGGAGCTACAGGTGCCCCTCAAGGTGTACAACCGCGGCGTGGCGTTGGTGAAGCTCTTCGAGAAGCTCGTAGAGAAGAAGCTGGTGGAGCCGACCTTCGTCATGGATTACCCCGAGGAGTCCACGCCTCTCTGCAAGCCCCATAGGCAGAAGCCCGGCCTCGTTGAGCGCTTCGAGGCGTTCGCCGGAGGCCACGAGCTCGCCAACGCATATACGGAGCTCAACGACCCCGTGAGGCAGTACGAGTTCTTCAAGAGGGAGGAAGAGCTCTTCCCGAAGGAGGAGGCGCATCCCCTAGACTACGACTTCGTCGAGGACCTATCCTTCGGCATGCCGCCTACGGGCGGAATAGGCATAGGCATCGACAGACTCGCCATGATAGCTACGGGGGCCGAGTCCATCAAGGACGTAATTCCGTTCCCCATAGTCGCCAGGAGAAGCCTCGAGAGGGACTCGGCTAAATTCTCCGAAGGCAAGACGTAGGAATAGCCAAACCAGAAGACTTCCGTCTAAGCTCTCGGCCGAAGACGCCTCCGCCGGCCGCAGTTGCCCCTGTGCGGCCTTAACCTCAGCTGTTTATATAGCTAGGCTTAAATATCGAGTTAGACCTATCTCTCGTGGAGTCCGTCCTCGGGCCGGTCCTCGACAAGTCTCTTGAGGTAGTCCTCAAGAAGGTGGAGAGGGGCGAGAAGCTTAAGACTGAAGACCTCTTCCTCTTGACTCTTGCCATCCTGAGGGAGCAGAATAGGAGGATCGACGAAACCAACAAGAGGATAGACGAGACCAATAAACGCGTAGATGCTGTCGTCGAACAGATAGCGGAGTTGCACAAGAGGATAGACGCCCTTGCGGACCAGTTGAATAGGCGTATAGATGAGACTAATAAGCGTATCGATGAAACCAATAAGAGGATTGATGCTCTTCAGGCTAGGCTCGACGAAATGAACAAGCTCATCCTCGAGCTACAGAAGGTCATGGTGGAGAACCAAAAGATCCTTCTGGAGATCCACAAGACCCTCATAGACGCCGCAAGTAAGCGGGGACAGGCCACATAGCGTTACGTCGTCCTTGCCCTCTCGGCGCACGGCATCCACAAGGCGCTATTCGGCGAGGCGCGGAGCCCTCGTGAGGGACGCATGGAGCTTCTAGCGGAGAGGCGTTATACGGCCGTACTCTGCGTGAGGCGGCTTACGGCCGGGCCCTCATAGAGGCCGAGCAGGCCCTGGAGCCTCCGAGAGAGGTTGCTAGAGGCGCGGCATCACGACGGAGCCCCAAAGTCTTCGGTCGCTAGCGCCGTCGGCCGGATCCTGCGTGATGTGGGATGGGGACGGCGCGAGGTTTGTAGCGGTGGCGAGGCGCCTCGGAGTGGGGCCGGACTGATGCTTGAGGCGGCCGGGCTATTTGCTGACTAGATAGAGCCCGTAGAGCAGTACGGCCAGTAGCCCCAGAGCGCTTAGGGCGAAGCTCCACATATGTGTAGCTACGGCCCACGCCGATACGGCCGCCACGGCGCCCGTATATATCAACTCCGGCGCCAAGCTCTCCCTAAACGAGAGCTGGCTCGAGCCCTTGGGGGTGACCCTCCAAGTTATGGAGTCGCGGAAGAAGCCCATCAACATATACACGAAGGCAGTTATGTCGATCAACATGGAGACCACGCCGTTTTGGGCGGCTATTGCTAGAGACTCCAAGACGCCGTAGCCCTCCCTCCTCGCCAGGAGTACTACATATCTCAATAGGACCAAGGTGGCCGCCGCAAGCGCGCCCTCGAGGGCCAAGACGGGGAGAGGCGGGACGATGTAGCCGGTATAGGCGGCCGCGAGGCCGACCACTGGGAGGAAGACCGTAGTGGTCACCAACAGCGGGTGTTGGATTATGGTGAGGGCGAGGCTCAGCCTATATCTAAGCGGCAGTTTAGACTTGAACACCTCGCCTAGGTACTTCCTGGCGATGTATGAGGAGTTGAAGACCCACCTGGCGAACTGCCTCCTAAACGCGAAGTAGGTGGCAGGTATCTCGACGACTATAGGGGCCCCGCCGTCGTATACAATATGCCCCCCGGCCAGCAACACCTTTAGGGATATGTCGTAGTCGTCCGCCACGCAGTCGCAGAAGCCGCCGGCCCTCTTGAGCAGGTCTTTACTTATAGCTATCCCGGAGCCCAAGGCCAGCACCAAGTCGCCAGAGAGCGCGCGGCCTAGATATGCGCCGTAGAGCAAAAAGTACTTATATATAAATCTAAGGAGCTTCCCCAGTCTAGTAAATAGGGAGATATATCCGTCCCAGCCCAGAAATATCAGCGTCTTGCCGTCGGCGGCCGCCGCGGCTCTCTTGGCTATATCCCTCGGCAGTCTGCTGTCCACATCCAAAAAGACCAAGACGTCGTATTTAGCTATGTCTGCGGCCCAATTGAAGGCCGAGCCTCTATATCTGCCTCCAGAAGTCCTCCTAAGGGCCCGGGCGTCTATGCCGAGCTCCCTGGCGAGAGACTCTACGAGGATTTTTATTTTGTCGAAATATTTGGGGTCGTCGTCCGAGACGACCAACACCTCGAACATATCCTTTGGGTAGTCAAGATCCGAGAACCTAACCAACATGGCCGATATCACGTCAAGGGGCTCGTTCTTAACCGGC
This region includes:
- a CDS encoding lysine--tRNA ligase, which codes for MDSKVAEWRKLIESLRSSGVEPYPHSFRVTHTVRTLNELRRQALLDPWVGVSISTAGRATDIRRHPNVVFIDLYEDGARFQVMADPKNPALEYIWRGDYVGVSGVIVKTQRGDYAVKAEKIVLLAKAVQSLPEWGKVDRESPFYMRHRSVSMILDIQLRWRIYVRARLIQAYREAFWRRGFVEIPTPVLQPIYGGAAARPFTTHIWAIDEDWYLRISPELYLKRYIIAGFSRVFEIGPQFRNEDIDALHNPEFWSLEAYQAYADYNDMMKLMEETTYEALQSALGTAVVKYGGATINFSPPWRRITLHDALREFGGVDPDRLTDDEIKEKLRELQVPLKVYNRGVALVKLFEKLVEKKLVEPTFVMDYPEESTPLCKPHRQKPGLVERFEAFAGGHELANAYTELNDPVRQYEFFKREEELFPKEEAHPLDYDFVEDLSFGMPPTGGIGIGIDRLAMIATGAESIKDVIPFPIVARRSLERDSAKFSEGKT
- a CDS encoding glycosyltransferase family 2 protein, with the translated sequence MNARSRDAGNIATDDPTPISFIVPVKNEPLDVISAMLVRFSDLDYPKDMFEVLVVSDDDPKYFDKIKILVESLARELGIDARALRRTSGGRYRGSAFNWAADIAKYDVLVFLDVDSRLPRDIAKRAAAAADGKTLIFLGWDGYISLFTRLGKLLRFIYKYFLLYGAYLGRALSGDLVLALGSGIAISKDLLKRAGGFCDCVADDYDISLKVLLAGGHIVYDGGAPIVVEIPATYFAFRRQFARWVFNSSYIARKYLGEVFKSKLPLRYRLSLALTIIQHPLLVTTTVFLPVVGLAAAYTGYIVPPLPVLALEGALAAATLVLLRYVVLLARREGYGVLESLAIAAQNGVVSMLIDITAFVYMLMGFFRDSITWRVTPKGSSQLSFRESLAPELIYTGAVAAVSAWAVATHMWSFALSALGLLAVLLYGLYLVSK